The following are encoded in a window of Trichocoleus desertorum ATA4-8-CV12 genomic DNA:
- a CDS encoding transposase produces MTQSLSVKCKLIVPVELRLEIDQTLQGFADACNQILEVAKRENCWNTTKLHHQVYKSVREATGLKANHVCQAIRR; encoded by the coding sequence ATGCAAGCTGATAGTGCCCGTAGAGTTGAGGTTGGAAATCGACCAAACTTTGCAGGGGTTTGCGGATGCTTGCAACCAGATTTTGGAGGTTGCCAAGCGAGAGAACTGCTGGAACACCACTAAGCTTCACCACCAGGTTTATAAGAGTGTCAGAGAGGCGACTGGCCTCAAAGCAAACCATGTTTGCCAAGCCATTCGACGAG